A section of the Ruania halotolerans genome encodes:
- a CDS encoding PPK2 family polyphosphate kinase: protein MAHDFETPVADLLRVGDGFDLSALDRRSTPGWKHGKKAAKKALTERGERLSDLQERLFAEGRTGGTRSVLLILQGLDTAGKGGIVRHVLGMVDPQGVDLASFGVPTPEEEKHHHLWRIRRALPKPGQIGVFDRSHYEQVLVVKVEGLEPAETTATRYDELVRFDQKTVAADTTVIKVALMVSHGEQGERLAERLDRHDKHWKYNPSDLATRSKWDEYQAAYQQIFERTSTDEAPWYVVPADRKWYARLAVTQLLLDALESLDLTWPEADFDVEEQRRLLTATARSNAKPAKATKGAKKKKKKKK from the coding sequence ATGGCGCACGACTTCGAGACCCCCGTCGCCGATTTGCTCCGAGTCGGCGACGGCTTCGATCTCAGCGCGCTCGATCGGCGCAGCACGCCAGGCTGGAAGCACGGGAAGAAGGCCGCCAAGAAGGCGCTGACTGAGCGTGGCGAGCGCCTCTCCGACCTCCAGGAACGCCTGTTCGCCGAAGGTCGCACGGGCGGCACCCGCTCCGTGCTGTTGATCCTGCAGGGTCTGGACACCGCCGGGAAGGGCGGGATCGTGCGCCACGTACTCGGCATGGTGGATCCGCAAGGGGTAGACCTCGCCTCCTTCGGGGTCCCCACTCCGGAGGAGGAGAAGCACCACCACCTGTGGCGGATTCGCCGCGCACTGCCCAAGCCTGGCCAGATCGGTGTGTTCGACCGCTCCCACTATGAACAGGTACTGGTGGTCAAGGTGGAGGGCCTCGAACCTGCCGAGACCACTGCGACGCGGTACGACGAGCTGGTGCGTTTCGACCAGAAGACCGTGGCCGCAGACACCACCGTCATCAAGGTGGCGTTGATGGTCTCCCACGGCGAACAGGGCGAGCGTCTCGCCGAGCGGCTCGACCGGCACGACAAGCACTGGAAGTACAACCCCAGCGACCTCGCCACGCGCTCCAAGTGGGATGAGTACCAGGCCGCATACCAGCAGATCTTCGAGCGAACCTCCACCGATGAGGCCCCCTGGTACGTGGTGCCGGCCGATCGCAAGTGGTACGCAAGGCTCGCTGTGACACAGCTGCTGCTCGATGCCCTGGAGTCCCTCGATCTGACCTGGCCGGAGGCCGACTTCGACGTGGAGGAGCAGCGTCGGCTGCTCACTGCCACCGCGCGCAGCAATGCCAAGCCGGCGAAGGCCACGAAGGGTGCGAAGAAGAAGAAGAAGAAGAAGAAGTAA
- a CDS encoding carbon-nitrogen hydrolase family protein, translating to MTLTVAVVQLTAGQDGETNTRAAVEHVRGAARAGAQLVVLPEYSGGWAPRLSADLAQPADGPFHRAMSAVAAECAVDLVVGSMEPADGAGGRCVNVALAFGPDGRQRGRYEKVHLFDAFGVRESDVLDAGAPGAHQALVLDVAGVRVGVATCYDLRFPESFRVLVDAGAQVLVVMAAWADGPGKADQLEVLVRARAIENTAYLALASQHGSGRTGRSQVVDPLGRQLAVAQEGDAVLLVDLDEELVADVRGKIPSLEHRRYTVVPRD from the coding sequence ATGACTCTCACGGTCGCCGTCGTGCAGCTCACCGCCGGGCAGGACGGTGAAACGAACACACGCGCGGCGGTCGAACACGTGCGTGGCGCTGCTCGTGCTGGCGCGCAGCTGGTGGTCTTGCCTGAGTACTCCGGAGGATGGGCACCGCGCCTGAGCGCCGATCTCGCCCAGCCGGCCGACGGACCGTTCCACCGCGCCATGTCTGCGGTGGCCGCCGAGTGCGCAGTCGATCTCGTGGTCGGCTCGATGGAACCTGCCGACGGCGCAGGTGGGCGTTGTGTGAACGTCGCCTTGGCGTTCGGGCCCGATGGCCGCCAGCGCGGACGATACGAGAAGGTGCACCTCTTCGATGCGTTCGGTGTGCGGGAGTCGGATGTGCTCGATGCCGGGGCTCCTGGCGCGCACCAGGCCCTCGTGCTGGACGTCGCCGGCGTGCGTGTGGGGGTGGCCACGTGTTACGACCTCCGGTTCCCGGAGTCGTTTCGGGTGCTCGTCGACGCCGGAGCGCAGGTTCTGGTGGTGATGGCGGCGTGGGCCGATGGTCCGGGGAAGGCCGACCAACTGGAGGTGCTGGTGCGTGCTCGTGCCATCGAGAACACGGCGTACCTCGCGCTCGCGAGCCAGCACGGGAGCGGTCGCACCGGGCGGTCTCAGGTCGTGGATCCGCTCGGCCGGCAGCTGGCGGTCGCACAGGAGGGTGATGCCGTCCTGCTCGTCGATCTCGATGAGGAGTTGGTCGCGGACGTGCGGGGAAAGATCCCGAGCTTGGAACACCGCCGGTACACGGTGGTGCCACGCGACTGA
- the greA gene encoding transcription elongation factor GreA, producing the protein MSPTTWLTKDAFDRLQAEYDHLVTVGRTEIADRIEAARDEGDLKENGGYHAAREEQAKQEARIRQLDDLLRTAEVGEAPPDDGIVEPGMVVTATVAGEEMTFLLGSREVAGDTDLDVYSSGSPLGQAILGKKVGEKTSYDTPAGTSITVAIKKAKPFKA; encoded by the coding sequence GTGTCCCCAACCACGTGGCTCACCAAGGATGCATTCGATCGACTCCAGGCTGAGTACGACCACCTCGTGACCGTGGGCCGGACCGAGATCGCCGATCGGATCGAGGCCGCACGGGATGAGGGCGATCTCAAGGAGAACGGCGGCTACCACGCAGCCCGCGAGGAGCAGGCCAAACAGGAGGCCCGGATCCGCCAGCTCGACGACCTCCTCCGCACTGCCGAGGTCGGCGAAGCTCCCCCGGACGACGGCATCGTCGAACCCGGCATGGTCGTGACGGCCACCGTTGCCGGTGAGGAGATGACGTTCCTGCTCGGTTCCCGTGAGGTCGCCGGGGACACCGACCTGGACGTGTACTCGTCCGGTTCTCCGCTCGGCCAGGCGATCCTCGGCAAGAAGGTCGGCGAGAAGACCTCCTATGACACGCCGGCGGGTACGTCGATCACCGTTGCGATCAAGAAGGCGAAGCCGTTCAAGGCCTGA
- a CDS encoding potassium channel family protein produces MSFAPPANTRRRTRTLGTLLTLIVVLQFGYPISGLGPAWTAVYMAAYAAMLGFGIVTVRDESGRLIPMVAATVVFLVCGTWFSFAQHSVHATVAMLTSVALSMAVLIYALLRFVFRRERAPGVNLVLASVSAYLVMGGFFGATFALLEIASPGSFMDPQGDGGPLGWHQTLYYSYVTLATLGYGDVLPVTTWARSLGSFVAVIGTLYLTVVVARLVGIWSSKATDTN; encoded by the coding sequence ATGAGCTTTGCCCCGCCCGCCAATACCCGACGACGGACCCGCACCCTGGGTACGCTGCTCACCTTGATCGTGGTGCTGCAGTTCGGCTACCCGATCTCCGGGCTCGGCCCGGCATGGACAGCGGTCTATATGGCTGCATACGCCGCGATGCTCGGATTCGGCATCGTGACCGTTCGTGATGAGAGCGGCCGGCTGATACCGATGGTCGCCGCGACCGTCGTCTTTCTCGTGTGCGGAACGTGGTTCTCGTTTGCCCAGCATTCCGTCCATGCAACGGTGGCGATGCTGACGTCGGTGGCTCTCTCGATGGCGGTATTGATCTATGCGTTGCTGCGTTTCGTCTTCCGGCGCGAGCGGGCTCCGGGGGTGAATTTGGTGCTTGCCAGCGTGAGTGCGTACCTCGTCATGGGCGGGTTCTTCGGCGCCACGTTCGCACTGCTGGAGATCGCATCGCCGGGCAGTTTCATGGATCCCCAGGGCGACGGCGGACCGCTCGGATGGCATCAGACCCTCTACTACTCCTACGTCACGCTCGCCACCCTCGGATACGGCGACGTGCTGCCGGTCACCACCTGGGCCCGTTCGCTCGGCTCGTTCGTCGCCGTCATCGGAACGCTGTATCTGACCGTGGTGGTGGCACGCCTGGTGGGGATCTGGTCCTCAAAGGCCACTGATACCAACTGA
- a CDS encoding AI-2E family transporter has product MTSSGSSNAPTSTDALDHAPETGDEQGPDTEGSSSRSAEPERGPLVPDPDPNSPVTRTVRGAAAWSWRFVLIVLAVAVAVVGLVQIKTVVIPVLVATLVASLLMPAVDRLHRHRVPRALAAILALLGAVGVVGGLLTLVGASIATGIRDLANTAWEGIQELLSWLSTGPLQLSRTDIDAYVTQIQESLEGNAQQILNGALSVGTSVGHVFAGALIALFCLFFFLKEGRLIWNWLVGLFPATTRERVDGAGQRGWASLSSYARTQLLVALIDGVGIGLGAWILGVPLALPLGVLVFVGSFIPIVGAVVTGFIAVVVALVDQGPLIAVVMLGVVLLVQQAESNLLQPLLMSRALKLHPVAVLLAVATGTIIGGVVGALFAVPLVAVANTVVRYLTGSPNPFIEERPRLKPRLRRRREVPDKTATAET; this is encoded by the coding sequence GTGACGAGTTCTGGTAGCAGCAACGCGCCCACCAGCACCGATGCGCTCGATCACGCTCCCGAGACCGGCGATGAGCAGGGCCCGGATACGGAGGGCAGTAGCTCGAGGTCGGCCGAGCCGGAGCGCGGGCCGCTCGTCCCGGACCCGGACCCGAACTCCCCGGTCACGCGCACAGTGCGTGGTGCAGCGGCTTGGTCCTGGCGGTTCGTGCTGATCGTCCTCGCTGTCGCTGTGGCAGTCGTGGGGCTCGTGCAGATCAAAACCGTCGTCATACCCGTGCTGGTGGCCACATTGGTGGCCTCGTTGCTGATGCCGGCGGTGGACCGGCTGCACCGGCACCGGGTGCCCCGTGCGCTCGCTGCGATCCTGGCCCTGTTGGGCGCCGTCGGGGTGGTCGGGGGCCTGCTCACCCTGGTCGGTGCCTCGATCGCGACCGGTATTCGCGACCTCGCGAACACCGCATGGGAGGGCATCCAGGAACTACTCTCCTGGCTCAGCACGGGTCCTTTGCAGCTTTCGCGGACTGACATTGACGCCTATGTCACGCAAATTCAGGAATCCCTGGAGGGCAACGCCCAGCAGATCCTCAATGGCGCCCTCTCGGTGGGGACCTCTGTGGGGCACGTGTTCGCCGGGGCACTGATCGCCCTGTTCTGCCTGTTCTTCTTTCTCAAAGAAGGCCGCCTCATCTGGAATTGGCTCGTGGGGCTGTTTCCAGCCACCACTCGCGAGCGCGTGGACGGCGCCGGCCAGCGCGGGTGGGCGAGCCTGAGCAGCTACGCCCGGACTCAACTGCTGGTCGCCCTGATCGACGGCGTCGGCATCGGGCTCGGCGCGTGGATTCTCGGTGTTCCGCTCGCTCTCCCGCTCGGCGTCCTGGTCTTCGTGGGCTCGTTCATCCCGATCGTCGGTGCGGTGGTGACCGGCTTCATCGCCGTGGTGGTCGCCCTCGTGGACCAGGGTCCGCTGATCGCGGTGGTGATGCTCGGGGTGGTCCTGCTCGTCCAGCAGGCCGAGAGCAACCTGCTCCAGCCGTTGTTGATGAGCAGGGCCCTCAAGCTACATCCGGTGGCTGTGCTACTCGCCGTCGCCACAGGCACGATCATCGGCGGGGTGGTGGGTGCTCTGTTCGCGGTACCGCTCGTGGCCGTGGCGAACACAGTCGTGCGGTACCTCACCGGGAGCCCGAACCCGTTCATCGAGGAACGGCCACGGCTCAAGCCCCGGCTCCGGCGCCGCCGAGAGGTGCCCGACAAGACTGCCACGGCCGAAACCTGA
- the mca gene encoding mycothiol conjugate amidase Mca has translation MAVHAHPDDESSKGAATMARYAAEGVEVLVVTCTGGERGDILNPRLQDDPEVQRDMPGYRRREMAAAAAALGVSQRWLGFVDSGLPEGDPLPPLPEGSFALEPLEVATEALMRVVREFRPHVMTTYNENGGYPHPDHIMTHRVSVAAFEASADPAAYPGAGEPWEVSKLYYDHGFSKARITAVHEAIVASGAESPFAEWMDRWDRDDRAEKVTTRIECSDYFGHRDRALLAHATQIDPDGFFFAIPRDLEREVWPVEEYELVASRVPTQTPEDDLFAGLRS, from the coding sequence ATGGCCGTGCATGCGCACCCGGACGACGAGTCCAGCAAGGGTGCGGCCACGATGGCGCGGTACGCCGCCGAAGGGGTGGAGGTGCTGGTGGTCACGTGTACCGGTGGCGAACGCGGTGACATCCTCAATCCCCGCCTCCAGGACGATCCCGAGGTGCAGCGGGATATGCCCGGATACCGGCGCCGGGAGATGGCAGCAGCGGCCGCCGCCCTTGGCGTCTCACAACGCTGGCTCGGTTTCGTTGACTCCGGTCTCCCCGAAGGGGATCCGTTGCCGCCGCTGCCGGAGGGCTCGTTCGCACTCGAGCCGCTCGAGGTGGCCACGGAAGCACTGATGCGGGTGGTGCGCGAGTTCCGCCCGCACGTGATGACCACGTACAACGAGAATGGTGGATATCCGCACCCCGACCACATCATGACCCACCGGGTCTCGGTGGCGGCATTCGAAGCTTCCGCGGACCCGGCGGCCTATCCGGGTGCGGGGGAACCGTGGGAGGTTTCGAAGCTCTATTACGACCATGGCTTCTCTAAGGCCCGGATCACCGCGGTGCACGAGGCGATCGTGGCCAGCGGAGCCGAATCGCCGTTCGCGGAGTGGATGGATCGCTGGGACCGCGACGACCGCGCTGAGAAAGTCACCACCCGGATCGAATGCAGCGACTACTTCGGCCATCGTGACCGGGCCCTGCTCGCCCACGCCACGCAGATCGACCCGGATGGGTTCTTCTTCGCGATCCCGAGGGATCTGGAGCGGGAGGTGTGGCCGGTGGAGGAGTATGAGCTGGTGGCCTCGCGAGTTCCGACGCAGACGCCCGAGGACGACCTGTTCGCCGGGCTCCGCTCATGA
- a CDS encoding DUF4307 domain-containing protein: MTSAPAGEGTSARAHAGATDVSALLAERYGRSADQEGRSRRQMWMVAAACTAAGLVVLVLISITLLRPAATARDVGFAVPDEAQVRVIFDVTKPADRSAVCTVEALNTGFGQVGLLDVVIPPSDGPTTRHTVAVATTELATTGVVRECALLD, from the coding sequence GTGACCTCAGCACCTGCTGGTGAGGGGACCTCTGCACGGGCGCACGCTGGTGCGACCGACGTCTCGGCTCTGCTTGCCGAGCGGTACGGACGTTCAGCTGACCAGGAGGGCCGCTCACGCCGGCAGATGTGGATGGTGGCAGCGGCCTGCACGGCCGCCGGACTCGTCGTCCTCGTACTGATCAGCATCACCTTGCTCCGGCCCGCAGCAACGGCCCGGGATGTCGGCTTCGCCGTGCCCGACGAGGCGCAGGTGCGGGTGATCTTCGATGTCACCAAACCCGCTGACCGGAGTGCCGTCTGCACCGTGGAGGCACTCAATACCGGCTTCGGCCAGGTGGGCCTGCTCGACGTTGTCATACCGCCATCGGACGGCCCGACCACACGCCACACCGTGGCGGTAGCCACGACGGAACTCGCCACGACGGGCGTGGTGCGCGAGTGTGCACTCCTCGATTGA